The following nucleotide sequence is from Trifolium pratense cultivar HEN17-A07 linkage group LG2, ARS_RC_1.1, whole genome shotgun sequence.
aagtgggaaacgtttagtattcactgctgaacagttgtccattaaaatagcagttaccgagtaaatttctgcacgtggtctacgtgtgtcaggtagtgggtggttaatgatgatttttggtattcaactttctgtcaattagcgtaacttcccaaatttgctattttcgtgttaactgtgtgcatttaaataaaacttacacaatacacttgcacacttctcactttcacaacctacactttcttttctctctaaaccttcaacaaaaatttctttctctctcgttagttttccaaaccctaccctaatctccaacatggctggaccttcgtcatcttcttcaacaaagattccaccgtttatgttcaagaatcttcagattgttgggaacgagatggagtttccagaatctgaactcacgtttCTGTCTGAGAAGATTGTGGATTTTGATAGTCTTTCTGCAAACGGTTTTGAGGTTAAGCAGTACTTTACATCACAAGGATGGGATAAGTatttcgacatgcttaacggtcctatctacccagacttgcttaagaaattttggatgaaagcaagagtgtttgacaaacatgaagcaaagaaggaagaaattgctgctattgagaggaatcctagtctgaagggtaaaactaggaaggaaatgggattgctggaatttacaggtgttcagattaggtctaacatctgtgggatgaatatggccTTCTCACCAATTCACTTCAATGCTCTTCtcggtctacctaactctgggatagagttagatgcttttgaaaaggataccagatatagagatgatcttctgcatctcatctgcactgactttaagctgaaagggaaagtcaaaggattgactgacgagtgcagagtgatgttcaagataatccttgcttctatcagtccaagagttggagggactgatacaatctcctggacgcatcgtcatttgttatatttccttttgacaaggaagagagttaatcttggagattacttttttgaacggatttgtgaagcaatttttgcaagtaagtctcagaggaaaactactatagtttatcccaggTTGTTGTCAGATCTGCTATATCAAGGTCACGTGATTCAGAACCTGCAGAAGTTCCACCCAGAACtagttcagaagaagttttatccagagattctgaatgctagttttctatccaagatgcgtttgattgcatctaagcctgttgctcctcctAAAGAATTGTCTGTTAGGCTTGAAAATCGTCTGTACGTTGAAGGCTACCCTGTttttctgaagctgatgctgagcatgtaattcaggactatttggaagtgctcagacaagaaggttttgttgttgataggagtatggttccaaaggctcctGCAAACCAGTATAACCCTTCTAGGAAGCAAAAgcgaaaggctgaagctcaagatgatctacctaagccagatcttttggctcaaaagaaagttaaagttgaacaatctatggctgagcaaaggactaagagaaaacatgaagaatctgctaccaAGGCTACTGAAGAAGCTTTAAAAGAGCCTGCTGTTGTTGAGGTATCCAGCtcatctgaagaatctgagtcagaagatgagactgaatctgatgaagagactctggctgcacgtttgaggaaaagacctgctcctactcctaaaggtaaaggtaagtctactcagttcatctttaatgaaaaagagattggattaggttacaccaaaccactcagaactgttttaccaacctctgatattccaacctctgacaaCCCTTTATCTGAACTAgagaaacatcttagtccagatcctctgaataaccaaaccttcacccagaaaccttcatctccacctaaacctaaatcacctcaacctcaaccacaaaaagaaacacctatcaCATCACCATCTGAaactcaaccagatattccaaatgctgaaccaacctctcccatcaaacaaccctctccacaaatatctcctgaaccaaccattgaaccaacagctgaacataaaactcctgaaccatctcctgaacatatttaccctgaatcaacttctgacatctcatcatctgaaccaacccctgaaccccatcctaacccaagtgctgaacatgcttctcctgagcgtattcacacttgtgctcccaagccttcagaggcagaagttgtcattattgacaatcctgctaatgaatcaaccaatctctctaccattcccaatccttcaccctcatcatccaaccctttttgtaatctatccactcagtttcatgatgacttggttagattatctttgctaaaggacaggtttctagtttgtccttctgatgtggatttggaagtttcaagcattaaggcaaggatttgcaatgctttggatggtgctgctgaggaaattaaggctgtggttggaagaagagacttggatgtgataagcttcatgcgggaaagtctggctagggctgaattgaaaaggttaaccactTTTAATCATGCTGAATCTGAACGTGCTAAGCTGGAAgcacttgctgctgctgaacaacgtctgaacgctttcaaagtcatctggatagactccaagctgtttcagagtcttgaagctcagaggtctgagtctgaaaggttagaagaagctgctgcaagagttgccgagttggcaaatgagctacataatgaggatgccacagaagaggatgtactgaatgTGCTGAACCAGGATGATGTGCTGTTGATTaattatccagaggaaggtgaatcctctgataaaggcaaagCACCTTTGGCTGAAGAACAAgcacctgtgattgaagatcaagctcctgtgatggctaatcagttgcagatatttcaagaagccctgagggaacagcaagaaggtttagaacgtcaaagagctgctcaagagatattggaaaccaaggtggatggtttagtttccaatgtgggatctttgaatgacaaattcgaccagctcttagcctttcttaagaaaccctaggattctatgcacttgttttgagctttctttttattttcttgtttatcttctgaacacttttctttggtttatctatttcaagttgttttgtttatgttttgcttgattacttatttcatgttcacttgatatttatatttttgataaataagaacatacgaacacaagatgctttttaaaacgaattttttttttaatgctccaaccatgttgagtacattggtaaaaagaaaaagaaaaagacaacctaatcctaatcagatggataaaactcagaagaaatctctgatttctcctcagcatcatctgatgaaatttctatgggatctgagttttgctcttcttcttcttcttcttgttgttcttcttctggaacatagctagccaaaaactcaacatagtcagcatcatcttcattctcttcagcttcagagtctgatgagatgattattatctccgcatcttgtggtttcttgttgtcttctttatttttctcctcttcttcgcgtttttcgtcttctttccttctcttaaactctgcgatgcgtaaactaaatctctTCATTATTCCTAATCTCTCCTGAtttactcgtttattcttgtttttacgtgaagaaggcatgttaactcgctcaccttttataaacctttgagcgcgttggttttcgtttgtgaaaattaattcacctttgtaacaaccactcttcttctttgactgtcttggttatataaatttttttttactttttgataatgacaaaagggggagtagttacgcattaattgataagtgataagttcaaaactgaaaccactcttttatctcgcttttatccgttatgttaaaagttgttacttttaagttgtttcaCGTATTTCAAtacggagactaagttagttgaaactaaaataaatttcataagtaaggataagttaagagtgcaattttaacttagccttatgagacttagggggagagcttgcaaacctctcactctgaagaaagatatgaaagttgttttatttcaaaccatcttaatcttatactaaattaaaatatcatggataaaacataaagttcagactttatggagtatcaatcttagggggagcttgcaaacctcataaacctaagagaaacatgataagttaatttaacaacaattgtcaattaatactgatgtttgtcatcatcaaaaagggggagattgttggaacaaaattgatttaaaaatgtttgcccctaaatctataaaggttttgatgataacaaagtattaattaacaattggaaggactaaaaatttattttaagtgtgcagatataagcatcatataagctctgaatgaagttcagaggatgtgaattcagaagttcacaagcgctcagaagatgttggacttcagaagttgcaaccttcagaggatgaagtcttcagaacttcttaagtgaCTAAAgcgtcatcaacctctgaagatcattttgttatctgtgaagattccctttgcaagtcaactcttctaccaatgaagaaaaggacccttcaagcctgatcagttcagctaccctctGTTTGTCTGTCCTTgcttgagaacgtgggttttcagttttgttagctgaataaggaaagtcttctctgctgtagtcaaagtaactgaaactctttcttagttttggatacaaccaaactgcatcaagacagactgcttgaagacaaaagattatcaacttcaacggctccttttgcaacgactcttttctagtggtatatatactagaagattcagctacaaaaATAGATATACaatttatcaagaattgaacgtgcgctgaacaaactctgaactctgtgtatacaagctctgaacctttcatcaagtgtttttgcactttagtcaaatactctgtattatttgtatttgctctctttaggttcatctaagagcacttgtatatttttatacgctttactattacttgaggaaacttaagcttgtgtgcttaagtgtgaagtctcttgcttgtgtgcttgagcattgttgagaagtctcttgcttgtgtgcttgagcaggtgtaatcttgtgtgattatagtgaactcccttggaagtgcaaggggactggactactctcgttttgtgagaggaaccagtataaattgcttgtgtgatttctctctctctatcttgcttttatttgtgttatttatccgctgctaacgtagttgagttaagaacttgaaaaagttttaacttggctaaaacacaattcaacccccccttcttgtgttttcacaccttcagtatcgaaccgtgatcctccttGCCAAGTACAACGACAATCACCACTACACCAACCAACTATTCGTTGAGATAATCTATTCGTTCTATGTAAATCTGTGTACTCTAATTATGCAAAGAAGCGTCACTGTCGATAAAAGATACATTATTTTAGTTCATTGAACAATACCCTATTAATGCACATTCTGGTCCTGATCTGGATAGTACACAACAAACACAAGGTATATGACAAATTTCGAAGTTGTATATAAAGGACCAACCTTAACTCACATTTCTCAAATACCAAACAGCATTATCACAATTAGTACTAATTAACAATGAAAATGAGAACCCAAAAAACCCTTACATACCTCTTGTTACTATCTTTTCTATTTGCACAAATCTCTGAATCCGCCTTTCTTTCTAAGCTTCTTTCTCCTGATGCCTTAAATGGTTTTCTCAAGAACAATAAATTTCCATTAGCTGAAATAAGAAAGAAATACGATTCCTTTCTTAAAATACCAAGAAAATCAGATGGGCGCAGCATTGATTTTACTAAGCTGAATAAAAATGGCGAGAAAATTAGAGCGCGTTTGGAGAAAACCCAAGAGCGTTTGGAGCAAGCCCAAGACGTCTACGATGCCATACAAAATTTACAAAACTACGGCTTCTTAAACACTTCCTTATTGCAATCAAATCCCCCAGATAAATTGGAAATTACTGATCTACAATCTGCAATGAGCAGAATTCAGGAAAATTTCAATCTCACTAAAGGAAAGTTCGATCAAGATACAATTAATATCATTTCAAAGCCACGTTGTGATTTTCCTGACAAAATCAATGGAACCAACACattaacaaaattaatcaacaaacAAATATCGCTTAGACCGTGGTGGAGGAATGAGAAGAAAAACATCTTAACATATGCTTTTGGCAATAATGTTCCACCAAAAGTCCAGAATTTGTTTCGATTAACGTTTATGAAAAGTTGGTCGAACAAGTTGATGATCAACTTCATAGAGACGAAATCGTTTAAGGATTCGGATATTCTTATAGCGTATGTTAAGGTTGATGCAAAAGGTGGAGTGGTGGGGAGTTGGAAATGTATATTTGGATAGAGAGGAGCAGTGGTCGTTGTCGAGCGAGAGAATGATGCgaaagtcatgaataacatGGATTTGGAATCTGTTGTGATCCACATGAAATTATAAGTTAATAGTATTATGGAATAAAAGTTACTTCATAAATCTATCGTGCATAAGTGAAACAAGTCTTTTACAATgcacaaatttattttaataatcaaTAATTGTTGTGTGTAATAATAAGTAAGAAtgtaaaatgattttatttttcactcggTGTATGTCAATATTTGAATTGATTACTTTTGTGAgaaattgttattttgatgaatttgtaatgtaattttacttgtttttctttctacattaatattttataatctCTCTATTTATTATCTAATTTCTATCGAATGAATTCTTTCTatttaacaaattaatatttgttaCTTTAAGACATTAATCTAAATCAAGACATTTGGTATAAGTGGTTAACGAACTCAACCTAGTATTGAGCTCAAATAATTAATGAACTCTACCTAAGAAGAATTGTTTGGGAGAACCTAAATTCGATAGTAGGAAACGGATAGTAGGGATTATTTTGTGAACCCGAGTTCAATAGTAGGAAACggtcatcaataaaaaaaatgccaCATAAGCCATCCGTTAATTGACAAGATGAAAACATATGGTAGGGATCAAATGTAGTAACGGAAAAAAAGTGTAGGACATTTTTAcaccataaaaaaaagtagGAACTATTCTTGACTATAGCGTAAAATATAgagattaaaaacatatttaattcatgCTCCACCGAAGGCTAAACATCTTTTATGGAGTATTAGTAAAAATTGTTTACCAACCCGTATGAGGCTTCAAGGAAGGCACGTACCTTGTCCATTATCATGTCCGATTTGTATCCATGACAACGAAGATGATTGACACGTATTATTTGGTTGTGTTACTAGCATTCATGTACGTCAGGCAGCAG
It contains:
- the LOC123906817 gene encoding metalloendoproteinase 5-MMP-like, giving the protein MKMRTQKTLTYLLLLSFLFAQISESAFLSKLLSPDALNGFLKNNKFPLAEIRKKYDSFLKIPRKSDGRSIDFTKLNKNGEKIRARLEKTQERLEQAQDVYDAIQNLQNYGFLNTSLLQSNPPDKLEITDLQSAMSRIQENFNLTKGKFDQDTINIISKPRCDFPDKINGTNTLTKLINKQISLRPWWRNEKKNILTYAFGNNVPPKVQNLFRLTFMKSWSNKLMINFIETKSFKDSDILIAYVKVDAKGGVVGSWKCIFG